The following proteins are encoded in a genomic region of Anolis carolinensis isolate JA03-04 unplaced genomic scaffold, rAnoCar3.1.pri scaffold_12, whole genome shotgun sequence:
- the atg4a gene encoding cysteine protease ATG4A isoform X1, producing MECAEYLEELPETDEPAWILGRQHQLKTEKSKLLLDISARLWFTYRRKFSPIGGTGPSSDAGWGCMLRCGQMMLAQALICRHLGRDWHWEEHKKQPEEYHRILRCFLDRKDCCYSIHQMAQMGVGEGKSIGEWFGPNTVAQVLKKLALFDEWNSLAVYVSMDNTVVIEDIKKMCRLPNQNCPPVAHCSPLSHQSLLSRNRSPGGFCCGWKPLLLIIPLRLGINHINPVYVDAFKECFKMPQSLGALGGKPNNAYYFIGFLGNELIYLDPHTTQLFVDSEENSTVDDRSFHCQQAPHRMKIMNLDPSVALGFFCKEEKDFDTWCSLVQKEIHKQQSLRMFELIQKHPPHWPPFIPPTKPEVTTTGAELIESTDKLFELEEEFEILSV from the exons ATGGAGTgcg CAGAGTATTTAGAAGAGCTTCCTGAAACAGATGAACCTGCTTGGATCTTGGGAAGGCAACACCAACTTAAAACTG AAAAATCTAAGCTTCTTTTGGACATAAGCGCTCGCCTTTGGTTTACCTACAGAAGAAAGTTTTCACCAATTG GTGGCACAGGACCATCTTCAGATGCTGGCTGGGGCTGCATGCTGCGATGTGGACAGATGATGCTAGCTCAGGCTCTGATCTGCCGGCACCTGGGAAGAG ATTGGCATTGGGAAGAACACAAAAAGCAGCCTGAAGAATATCACAGGATCTTGCGTTGTTTCTTGGACCGAAAAGATTGCTGTTACTCCATCCACCAAATGG CACAGATGGGTGTTGGTGAAGGGAAGTCTATTGGAGAATGGTTTGGACCAAATACGGTTGCCCAGGTGCTCAA GAAATTGGCACTCTTTGATGAATGGAATTCTCTAGCCGTttatgtgtctatggacaacactgtgGTGATTGAAGATATCA AGAAGATGTGCCGGCTCCCCAACCAGAACTGCCCGCCGGTTGCCCACTGCAGCCCTCTTTCGCACCAGAGTCTGCTGAGCCGAAACAGGAGCCCTGGTGGGTTCTGCTGTGGTTGGAAGCCTCTGCTGCTGATTATACCTCTTCGCTTGGGGATAAACCACATCAATCCAGTCTATGTGGATGCTTTTAAG GAGTGTTTTAAGATGCCGCAGTCTTTGGGAGCTTTAGGAGGAAAACCAAACAATGCCTACTATTTTATAGGATTTCTGG GAAATGAGCTGATCTATCTAGACCCTCATACCACCCAGCTTTTTGTAGATTCTGAGGAAAACAGCACTGTTGACGACCGAAGCTTTCACTGCCAGCAAGCGCCTCATCGGATGAAGATTATGAATCTCGATCCCTCTGTAGCATTA GGATTCTTttgcaaagaagaaaaagattttgaTACCTGGTGTAGCCTTGTGCAAAAG GAGATACATAAACAGCAGAGTCTACGAATGTTTGAGCTCATTCAGAAGCACCCACCACACTGGCCTCCTTTCATACCGCCTACGAAGCCAGAAGTGACAACTACCGGTGCAG AGCTTATTGAGTCCACCGATAAACTGTTTGAGTTGGAAGAAGAGTTTGAGATCCTGAGCGTATGA
- the atg4a gene encoding cysteine protease ATG4A isoform X3 gives MGVGEGKSIGEWFGPNTVAQVLKKLALFDEWNSLAVYVSMDNTVVIEDIKKMCRLPNQNCPPVAHCSPLSHQSLLSRNRSPGGFCCGWKPLLLIIPLRLGINHINPVYVDAFKECFKMPQSLGALGGKPNNAYYFIGFLGNELIYLDPHTTQLFVDSEENSTVDDRSFHCQQAPHRMKIMNLDPSVALGFFCKEEKDFDTWCSLVQKEIHKQQSLRMFELIQKHPPHWPPFIPPTKPEVTTTGAELIESTDKLFELEEEFEILSV, from the exons ATGGGTGTTGGTGAAGGGAAGTCTATTGGAGAATGGTTTGGACCAAATACGGTTGCCCAGGTGCTCAA GAAATTGGCACTCTTTGATGAATGGAATTCTCTAGCCGTttatgtgtctatggacaacactgtgGTGATTGAAGATATCA AGAAGATGTGCCGGCTCCCCAACCAGAACTGCCCGCCGGTTGCCCACTGCAGCCCTCTTTCGCACCAGAGTCTGCTGAGCCGAAACAGGAGCCCTGGTGGGTTCTGCTGTGGTTGGAAGCCTCTGCTGCTGATTATACCTCTTCGCTTGGGGATAAACCACATCAATCCAGTCTATGTGGATGCTTTTAAG GAGTGTTTTAAGATGCCGCAGTCTTTGGGAGCTTTAGGAGGAAAACCAAACAATGCCTACTATTTTATAGGATTTCTGG GAAATGAGCTGATCTATCTAGACCCTCATACCACCCAGCTTTTTGTAGATTCTGAGGAAAACAGCACTGTTGACGACCGAAGCTTTCACTGCCAGCAAGCGCCTCATCGGATGAAGATTATGAATCTCGATCCCTCTGTAGCATTA GGATTCTTttgcaaagaagaaaaagattttgaTACCTGGTGTAGCCTTGTGCAAAAG GAGATACATAAACAGCAGAGTCTACGAATGTTTGAGCTCATTCAGAAGCACCCACCACACTGGCCTCCTTTCATACCGCCTACGAAGCCAGAAGTGACAACTACCGGTGCAG AGCTTATTGAGTCCACCGATAAACTGTTTGAGTTGGAAGAAGAGTTTGAGATCCTGAGCGTATGA
- the atg4a gene encoding cysteine protease ATG4A isoform X2, with protein MECEYLEELPETDEPAWILGRQHQLKTEKSKLLLDISARLWFTYRRKFSPIGGTGPSSDAGWGCMLRCGQMMLAQALICRHLGRDWHWEEHKKQPEEYHRILRCFLDRKDCCYSIHQMAQMGVGEGKSIGEWFGPNTVAQVLKKLALFDEWNSLAVYVSMDNTVVIEDIKKMCRLPNQNCPPVAHCSPLSHQSLLSRNRSPGGFCCGWKPLLLIIPLRLGINHINPVYVDAFKECFKMPQSLGALGGKPNNAYYFIGFLGNELIYLDPHTTQLFVDSEENSTVDDRSFHCQQAPHRMKIMNLDPSVALGFFCKEEKDFDTWCSLVQKEIHKQQSLRMFELIQKHPPHWPPFIPPTKPEVTTTGAELIESTDKLFELEEEFEILSV; from the exons ATGGAGTgcg AGTATTTAGAAGAGCTTCCTGAAACAGATGAACCTGCTTGGATCTTGGGAAGGCAACACCAACTTAAAACTG AAAAATCTAAGCTTCTTTTGGACATAAGCGCTCGCCTTTGGTTTACCTACAGAAGAAAGTTTTCACCAATTG GTGGCACAGGACCATCTTCAGATGCTGGCTGGGGCTGCATGCTGCGATGTGGACAGATGATGCTAGCTCAGGCTCTGATCTGCCGGCACCTGGGAAGAG ATTGGCATTGGGAAGAACACAAAAAGCAGCCTGAAGAATATCACAGGATCTTGCGTTGTTTCTTGGACCGAAAAGATTGCTGTTACTCCATCCACCAAATGG CACAGATGGGTGTTGGTGAAGGGAAGTCTATTGGAGAATGGTTTGGACCAAATACGGTTGCCCAGGTGCTCAA GAAATTGGCACTCTTTGATGAATGGAATTCTCTAGCCGTttatgtgtctatggacaacactgtgGTGATTGAAGATATCA AGAAGATGTGCCGGCTCCCCAACCAGAACTGCCCGCCGGTTGCCCACTGCAGCCCTCTTTCGCACCAGAGTCTGCTGAGCCGAAACAGGAGCCCTGGTGGGTTCTGCTGTGGTTGGAAGCCTCTGCTGCTGATTATACCTCTTCGCTTGGGGATAAACCACATCAATCCAGTCTATGTGGATGCTTTTAAG GAGTGTTTTAAGATGCCGCAGTCTTTGGGAGCTTTAGGAGGAAAACCAAACAATGCCTACTATTTTATAGGATTTCTGG GAAATGAGCTGATCTATCTAGACCCTCATACCACCCAGCTTTTTGTAGATTCTGAGGAAAACAGCACTGTTGACGACCGAAGCTTTCACTGCCAGCAAGCGCCTCATCGGATGAAGATTATGAATCTCGATCCCTCTGTAGCATTA GGATTCTTttgcaaagaagaaaaagattttgaTACCTGGTGTAGCCTTGTGCAAAAG GAGATACATAAACAGCAGAGTCTACGAATGTTTGAGCTCATTCAGAAGCACCCACCACACTGGCCTCCTTTCATACCGCCTACGAAGCCAGAAGTGACAACTACCGGTGCAG AGCTTATTGAGTCCACCGATAAACTGTTTGAGTTGGAAGAAGAGTTTGAGATCCTGAGCGTATGA
- the psmd10 gene encoding 26S proteasome non-ATPase regulatory subunit 10 — protein MEDGGGSVSDVEVCNLAYLGRLEELKERLGNNRSLATKVDQDNRTALHWACSAGHPDIVDLLLSLGAPVNDKDDAGWSPLHIAASAGREEIVKDLLKEGAQVNAVNQNGCTPLHYAASKNKQEIALMLLENKANPDAKDHMGSTPLHRAASKGNLKMIQILLKHKASANLQDSEGNTALHLACDEERVDEAKLLVSQGASIYIENKEEKTPLQVAKGGLGSILRRLAEG, from the exons ATGGAGGACGGGGGTGGCTCGGTCTCCGACGTGGAGGTGTGCAACCTGGCCTACTTGGGCCGCCTGGAGGAGTTGAAGGAGCGGCTGGGAAACAACCGGAGCTTGGCCACCAAAGTCGACCAG GATAACAGGACGGCCCTGCACTGGGCCTGCTCCGCTGGGCATCCAGACATTGTGGACCTCTTGCTGAGCCTGGGAGCTCCTGTGAATGACAAGGACGAT GCCGGATGGAGCCCTCTGCACATCGCTGCTTCAGCCGGCCGGGAGGAGATTGTGAAAGACCTTTTGAAAGAAGGTGCTCAGGTCAATGCTGTCAACCAAAATGGCTGCACTCCACTGCATTACGCCGCTTCCAAAAACAAGCAGGAG ATTGCGCTCATGCTGCTAGAGAACAAGGCCAATCCGGATGCAAAGGACCACATGGGCTCCACTCCATTGCACAGAGCGGCCTCCAAAGGGAACCTGAAGATGATACAGATCCTTTTGAAGCACAAAGCATCTGCCAATCTGCAGGATTCGGAAGGAAACACGGCCCT CCATTTAGCCTGCGATGAAGAGAGAGTGGATGAAGCCAAGCTTTTGGTGTCCCAAGGTGCAAGTATCTACATTgagaacaaagaagaaaagaccCCCCTTCAAGTTGCCAAAGGCGGCCTGGGATCTATCCTGAGGAGGCTTGCTGAAGGTTAG